In one window of uncultured Acetobacteroides sp. DNA:
- a CDS encoding biotin/lipoyl-containing protein: MSNTEELKPEYTSFVVDETTYETIVPAKIANRKAWERPNPNMITSFLPGTILEMYVKEGDVVKAGDKLLLFEAMKMHTLVNAPFDATVKAIVVSEGGKVPKGELLIELK, translated from the coding sequence ATGAGCAATACCGAGGAGCTAAAACCTGAGTATACCTCGTTTGTTGTTGACGAAACTACGTATGAGACAATAGTCCCTGCGAAGATTGCCAACCGCAAGGCGTGGGAGAGGCCAAACCCTAACATGATTACCTCGTTTCTTCCGGGTACCATCCTAGAGATGTACGTTAAGGAGGGCGATGTTGTTAAGGCTGGCGACAAGCTGCTTCTGTTTGAAGCAATGAAGATGCACACACTAGTCAATGCTCCTTTTGATGCAACCGTTAAGGCGATTGTTGTATCGGAAGGGGGAAAGGTTCCCAAAGGGGAGTTGCTGATTGAGCTAAAGTAA
- a CDS encoding DUF6261 family protein, giving the protein MQNQSAVKPKPNIDGRISNDQPCVADVGAVATVIKEEVVGTTLKEVKESAAYQEVVSEQLSYDDSMARVRKSENTLSKNEADKRRDDAYVGTRKAIDSLTYSPDEAIRGKATKLFSIMNMYSSGVEKLPDSKESEYLKIIISRMKEPENYQMATEIGIKAFVDNMDKCESDFRSDWGEMENDKEEYRNSQSATNSRRKLEDAINAFYAYLAYNAKYNASKEQFAQLQRAIYSRYLSIRQKYIERKKKEADKKDGDKKDSDKKDTTPKTDGGSEKK; this is encoded by the coding sequence GTGCAAAACCAATCAGCCGTTAAACCAAAACCTAATATCGATGGAAGAATTAGCAATGACCAACCTTGCGTAGCCGACGTGGGTGCTGTTGCAACAGTTATCAAGGAGGAGGTTGTGGGCACTACCCTCAAGGAGGTGAAGGAGTCGGCAGCCTACCAGGAGGTGGTGAGCGAGCAGCTGAGCTACGACGACTCCATGGCTCGCGTGCGTAAAAGCGAGAACACGCTGAGCAAGAACGAGGCCGACAAGCGCCGCGACGATGCCTACGTGGGTACGCGCAAGGCTATCGACTCACTCACCTACTCGCCCGACGAAGCGATTCGGGGTAAAGCCACCAAGCTCTTCAGCATTATGAACATGTACAGCTCGGGTGTCGAAAAGCTGCCCGACTCGAAGGAGAGTGAGTACCTGAAGATCATCATCAGCCGCATGAAGGAGCCCGAGAACTACCAGATGGCCACCGAAATCGGCATCAAGGCATTCGTGGACAACATGGACAAGTGCGAGAGCGATTTTCGTTCGGATTGGGGCGAGATGGAGAACGATAAGGAGGAGTACCGGAACAGCCAATCGGCCACGAATAGCCGCCGGAAGCTGGAGGATGCCATCAACGCGTTCTACGCCTACCTAGCCTACAACGCCAAGTACAACGCCAGCAAGGAGCAGTTTGCCCAGCTGCAGCGCGCCATCTACAGCCGCTACCTGAGCATCCGCCAGAAGTACATCGAGCGGAAGAAGAAGGAGGCCGATAAAAAGGATGGCGACAAGAAGGATTCCGACAAGAAGGACACCACCCCCAAAACCGATGGCGGCTCGGAAAAGAAGTAG
- a CDS encoding T9SS type A sorting domain-containing protein translates to MRRMMLYIILLVCSTIELKAQTVYLKEGFELGRKPDGWTEEAVVGSVPWRYRNGGYNPADPNLLKPAATYDMFRNPDKAKAGTYNAWYFTQGFGREQTRLITPPLNLKFAVLPTLKFWLTIYEWRVPTGVNNDILRIYYKVGFSGGWRLLQTYNFVQNEWRDFQLNLPSDALQKDVYLAFEGLSRWGMGICLDEVKLEETGSQAKSLVEATPEGVTTDIIPNGTTNNPILCSRLKVTGNTGDAILSSVKVNAIATKLTDITRVTLYATQDPEFNTSTPIASGTLSGSSAVLTASYSLPTGYTYLWATYDIASDAKSGNTVDAEIPASGITVNGTAFANATINSGGNRIIKQNLFFDDFETDKGWSLSNDFEIAAPMGKSGAYGNPDPENAVSGSKVLGNDLTKDGVYDANIPSSAPYTATSPSFDALFYKGLVLNFKRWLNVDMYDTVKIQASKDNGATWATLWKNTDYTLDDSWQSASVAFPAEFDRAHNIKLRYTLSYTNGDREFTGWNIDDVSVVGNFMEKDLAMVQVVSPTSTCGSDGTSQPITLKVRNAGSKEAVAPIPVKITINGGSTIDDNITQNIAPGAEATVTLSKTFPAGLYGDLKVLATTLLPGDEDNVNDTASVNVHISKTYKTPYTTSFDTPDDWTKTGYNWMHGVSTAPNISGDSQTDKMWITNLNGNYDNNAKAILTSPCFDIIGLEKPMLEIKANYITELNKDGVTLSYSTDNGATWQPVGKNGDLWDDFWGWKDQASIASSGKIGFTGNSNGWQTISHLLPAGLNGATGVKFRFEFTSDATNGFFSGFGLNGFAIKEAPDDFGISGIVKPVTLTGAEVCGGFTDKENITFKVKNCGIKTAKKGAPVKVSFKSEYSRTNGGTVSRTEEFEETYNLPNDLPVGSEVQLVTSKTIDMNRGGFYNITVTNIDNPEYFYKTDNDKKVQMVEVKKPTVDLGPTVILGLPTPSDPLNPNNHEFDITTDADGFGYTIKWEKKIGEGIWGELANNGYKQAITSAEFVSPNNKISFKVTLTDNTPAKCSVSSTADVYKLNPNVVAEAVVSPANKCSLDKAQAITVKVTNKGQAIDVIKAGTEVTLRLKYKGALQPVHKTTTVKDLAAGESFDYIFPETFDMSAKGTYPIEVSATIPYDINTADNLAATIESYGFPAFTLTPQTQTVNALEYTYDADPSLAYKSYEWYDKTTLKTNKVIFPGPADSKVWCTVTDEHGCSTKSEATITFAVKDVAVKSINNIQTACTHEPTMKPSLTIENRGNVTIPSGTAISFEVTKNGATSTDSYTLTAALAPGASADIILNNPIDISAKGAYTVAIVAKLAGDLVADNNAQTVAAETYGLPQSSLPPTITTKDVEVTLDAGAGFTDYKWSTSDITQTILVSKDGKYDVKITDANKCSSIFSTQVAFIKNDLSIDLTSTYGTSSTVCTGTTEYPVSVKITNVGNDTPKAGTTIPVTFKVGSVEVSEVITLANDLAPNASIEYTFAKKATFTTAQPTGVSAMITLDDLDLTNNFSKVISVTVNQTPTVSLGDDIASTESSYTIVPTVTPDLASNTYLWSTAATSKTLTVTNSGAYTLTATNQGCSTSDEVMVNFNRKDIAVAAIDSPKDFCAAPEGHVVAMSVKNSGMENIATGTKFTLSYTFNGNTVSEETTLAEPMAVGKTIAYTFTQKLPALAAGSYSISATATFADDGIAANNTLTGSFKVNPAPTFTLANPITSNEAQVAIAGPAGMTKYVWSTGAETQSITATQDGSYTLTVTDANGCSSAQTTQVLFTPDIELTSVVSTALCQGTAAEPLTLTVANKSGKTIAKNTPLKVSGTINGTSFSEETLLSADLAPQASTTVTLAATLPRATAGQYPVSVTIAALTGESNTANNKTDATVTVNPSPTFTLPADIVSSNAKETIDGPAGMASYAWTKDGVSVSQDRTITVTLSGTYTLKVTNDKGCSAEASIKVQFKGGDLVLQSIVNNEKMCQSGRPVPLSLVIGNDGDTPIAKGETITVSVKANGTVKTESYVLAEDLLPKSTTTITLTTATGIPAATAGATVTAEVSVSYQYDVNPNNPAVSKTFKVVANPTFSIDTKTAADKSSATLSGSNTTLTYLWSNGAATKDITVYENSLYKVTGTNADGCILIKEIAIDYLTPKATNFITLYPAVSQTKCYDGKKAAFEVKLVNESQNITVPTGTDVKVSCSYQIAKADGKTVEYSFSGTVKLSADLKPTQSIAYSFDNMLAQGKQAPNMVEGIAGKHTITGSTEVGGIKSPVKTSQFEIYPAPTVSLGSDVLYRPLPTALTVNLSSEYAYLWSTGEKTNSIIVNAEGKYWVSVTSKNQCSASDTVEVKRGAEALTLQLSIYPNPASTQVSIVAAINTDSEITVDIYSAHGMLLESMPLTPENITKLSSYDVSHLESGSYPVVARTKDKKVAKLLIIAR, encoded by the coding sequence ATGAGAAGGATGATGCTGTACATCATCCTATTGGTTTGTTCTACCATCGAGCTAAAGGCTCAAACAGTTTACCTAAAAGAAGGCTTTGAGCTGGGCAGAAAGCCCGACGGCTGGACAGAAGAAGCGGTAGTAGGAAGCGTCCCCTGGCGCTACCGGAATGGGGGGTACAACCCCGCCGACCCCAACCTGCTGAAGCCTGCTGCAACGTACGACATGTTCCGTAACCCCGACAAGGCTAAGGCTGGCACCTACAACGCCTGGTACTTCACCCAAGGCTTCGGAAGGGAGCAAACCCGGCTGATAACCCCGCCCCTTAACCTTAAGTTCGCAGTATTGCCGACCCTAAAGTTCTGGCTAACCATCTACGAATGGAGGGTTCCAACAGGGGTAAACAACGACATCCTGCGCATCTACTATAAGGTGGGCTTTAGCGGAGGATGGAGGCTCCTGCAAACCTACAACTTCGTGCAGAACGAGTGGCGCGACTTCCAGCTGAACCTCCCCTCCGACGCGCTTCAAAAGGACGTTTACCTCGCCTTCGAAGGGCTCAGCCGCTGGGGTATGGGTATCTGCCTCGACGAGGTGAAACTCGAGGAGACCGGCTCGCAGGCCAAGTCGCTTGTCGAGGCAACCCCCGAAGGGGTAACCACCGACATCATCCCCAACGGCACGACCAACAACCCAATCCTCTGCTCGCGCCTAAAGGTAACCGGCAACACCGGCGATGCTATTCTCAGCAGCGTAAAGGTAAACGCCATCGCCACCAAACTAACCGATATCACCCGTGTAACGCTTTACGCCACGCAGGATCCCGAATTCAACACCTCCACCCCCATAGCCAGCGGCACCCTAAGCGGCAGCTCCGCCGTTCTTACCGCCAGCTACAGCCTACCAACCGGCTACACCTACCTATGGGCCACCTACGACATCGCCTCCGACGCCAAAAGCGGCAACACCGTCGATGCCGAAATTCCGGCAAGCGGCATAACCGTCAACGGAACCGCGTTTGCCAACGCCACCATCAACTCGGGCGGCAACCGAATAATCAAGCAGAACCTGTTCTTCGACGACTTTGAGACCGACAAGGGATGGAGCCTATCCAACGATTTCGAAATTGCCGCGCCAATGGGCAAATCGGGGGCATACGGCAACCCCGACCCCGAGAATGCAGTAAGCGGTAGCAAAGTCCTCGGAAACGACCTCACCAAAGATGGGGTTTACGATGCCAACATCCCCTCGTCGGCACCCTACACCGCCACATCGCCCAGCTTCGACGCGCTTTTCTACAAAGGATTGGTGCTAAACTTCAAGCGATGGCTGAACGTTGACATGTACGACACCGTAAAGATTCAGGCAAGCAAGGATAACGGCGCCACGTGGGCCACACTTTGGAAGAATACCGACTACACCCTCGACGATAGCTGGCAGTCCGCTTCGGTGGCCTTCCCCGCCGAGTTCGACCGCGCCCACAACATCAAGCTCCGCTACACCCTCTCCTACACCAACGGCGATAGGGAGTTCACCGGATGGAACATCGACGACGTTTCGGTGGTGGGCAACTTCATGGAGAAGGATTTGGCCATGGTCCAGGTCGTGAGTCCCACCAGCACCTGCGGAAGCGACGGCACCAGCCAGCCCATCACCCTTAAGGTAAGGAATGCCGGATCGAAGGAGGCCGTTGCCCCCATCCCCGTCAAGATTACCATTAACGGAGGGTCCACCATCGACGACAACATCACCCAAAACATAGCCCCAGGTGCCGAAGCAACGGTAACCCTCAGCAAAACCTTCCCCGCAGGCCTCTACGGCGACCTGAAGGTGCTGGCAACAACGCTGCTCCCCGGAGATGAGGATAACGTGAACGACACAGCCAGCGTCAACGTACACATTTCGAAGACGTACAAAACCCCATACACCACCAGCTTCGACACCCCGGACGACTGGACGAAGACCGGCTACAACTGGATGCACGGCGTGTCTACCGCACCCAACATTTCTGGAGATAGCCAAACGGATAAGATGTGGATTACCAACCTCAACGGTAACTACGACAACAACGCCAAGGCAATACTCACCAGCCCCTGCTTCGATATTATAGGCCTCGAAAAGCCAATGCTCGAAATCAAGGCCAACTACATCACCGAGTTGAACAAAGACGGCGTAACCCTATCCTACTCCACCGACAACGGCGCCACCTGGCAGCCCGTTGGCAAAAACGGCGACCTCTGGGACGACTTCTGGGGCTGGAAGGATCAGGCCTCCATTGCCTCGTCGGGCAAAATCGGCTTTACGGGTAACAGCAACGGCTGGCAGACCATCAGCCACCTGCTGCCCGCAGGCCTAAACGGGGCTACCGGGGTGAAATTCCGCTTCGAGTTTACCAGCGACGCCACGAACGGCTTCTTCAGCGGGTTTGGGCTGAACGGATTTGCCATAAAGGAGGCTCCAGACGACTTCGGGATCTCCGGAATCGTTAAGCCGGTAACGCTTACCGGAGCCGAAGTGTGCGGAGGCTTCACCGATAAGGAGAACATCACCTTTAAGGTAAAGAACTGCGGCATAAAAACGGCCAAGAAGGGCGCACCCGTAAAGGTATCCTTCAAATCGGAGTACTCGCGAACCAATGGCGGCACCGTAAGCCGTACCGAGGAATTCGAGGAGACCTACAACCTGCCCAATGACCTGCCCGTGGGCAGCGAGGTGCAGCTCGTCACCTCCAAAACCATCGACATGAATCGCGGCGGATTCTACAACATTACGGTAACAAACATCGACAACCCCGAATATTTCTACAAGACGGACAACGACAAGAAAGTTCAGATGGTAGAGGTAAAAAAGCCAACGGTAGACCTCGGTCCAACCGTAATACTTGGGCTTCCGACCCCATCGGATCCGCTTAATCCGAATAACCACGAATTCGACATCACCACGGACGCCGATGGTTTCGGCTACACCATCAAGTGGGAGAAGAAAATTGGCGAAGGCATATGGGGAGAGCTCGCCAACAACGGCTACAAGCAGGCGATTACATCGGCGGAGTTTGTAAGCCCCAACAATAAGATATCCTTCAAGGTAACCCTTACCGATAATACGCCGGCCAAATGTAGCGTTAGCAGCACCGCCGACGTGTACAAGCTCAACCCCAACGTTGTCGCCGAAGCGGTGGTGTCGCCCGCCAACAAGTGTAGCCTCGACAAGGCTCAGGCCATCACCGTTAAGGTTACCAACAAGGGGCAGGCTATTGATGTCATCAAGGCGGGAACCGAAGTTACGCTTCGCCTAAAGTATAAGGGAGCGCTTCAGCCCGTGCACAAGACCACGACCGTCAAAGACCTTGCCGCTGGCGAGTCGTTTGACTACATCTTCCCCGAAACCTTCGACATGTCGGCCAAAGGCACCTACCCCATCGAGGTTTCGGCTACCATTCCGTACGATATCAACACGGCCGACAACCTAGCGGCCACCATAGAGTCGTACGGGTTCCCAGCGTTTACGCTGACCCCACAAACGCAAACGGTAAATGCGCTCGAGTACACCTACGACGCCGATCCTTCGCTGGCCTACAAGTCGTACGAGTGGTACGACAAGACCACGCTGAAGACGAACAAGGTGATTTTCCCCGGACCCGCCGACAGCAAGGTTTGGTGTACGGTAACCGATGAGCATGGCTGCAGCACCAAGTCGGAAGCCACCATCACCTTTGCCGTAAAGGATGTCGCCGTAAAGTCGATCAATAATATTCAAACGGCCTGTACGCACGAGCCTACGATGAAGCCCTCGCTGACCATCGAAAACAGGGGTAACGTTACCATCCCCAGCGGAACGGCTATCTCATTCGAGGTTACGAAAAACGGAGCCACCAGCACCGACAGCTATACGCTTACGGCGGCACTGGCTCCCGGAGCTTCGGCCGACATCATCCTAAATAATCCGATCGATATCTCGGCCAAGGGAGCCTACACCGTAGCCATTGTGGCGAAACTCGCCGGCGACCTGGTGGCGGACAACAATGCGCAAACGGTAGCGGCAGAAACCTACGGGCTACCCCAGTCGAGCCTTCCGCCTACGATAACTACCAAAGACGTAGAGGTGACCCTTGATGCCGGAGCCGGCTTTACCGACTACAAATGGAGCACGAGCGACATCACCCAAACCATTCTGGTATCGAAAGATGGCAAGTACGATGTTAAAATCACCGATGCCAACAAGTGCTCCAGCATCTTCAGCACGCAGGTGGCCTTCATCAAGAACGATTTGTCCATCGATTTAACCTCGACCTACGGAACCAGCAGCACCGTCTGCACCGGCACCACCGAATACCCGGTATCCGTCAAGATAACCAACGTTGGCAACGACACGCCCAAGGCCGGGACAACCATACCCGTTACCTTTAAGGTCGGAAGCGTGGAGGTGAGCGAGGTTATAACGCTGGCCAACGATCTTGCGCCCAACGCGAGCATCGAATACACCTTCGCCAAGAAGGCAACCTTTACAACGGCTCAGCCAACGGGCGTTTCGGCAATGATTACCCTCGACGACCTAGACCTCACCAACAACTTCAGCAAGGTGATCAGCGTTACGGTAAACCAAACGCCTACGGTGAGCTTGGGCGACGACATCGCCTCAACCGAATCGAGCTACACCATTGTGCCCACCGTAACCCCCGATCTGGCATCGAACACCTACCTGTGGAGTACCGCCGCCACGTCGAAGACGCTGACGGTAACCAACTCGGGAGCCTACACGCTAACGGCAACCAACCAGGGCTGCTCGACCTCGGACGAGGTGATGGTCAACTTTAACCGAAAGGATATTGCCGTGGCCGCCATCGATAGCCCTAAAGACTTCTGCGCGGCTCCCGAAGGCCATGTCGTGGCCATGAGCGTCAAGAACTCGGGCATGGAAAACATCGCTACAGGAACAAAGTTTACGCTATCGTACACGTTTAACGGCAATACCGTTTCCGAAGAGACCACCCTTGCCGAGCCCATGGCCGTCGGCAAAACAATAGCCTACACCTTTACCCAAAAGCTGCCTGCGCTGGCGGCTGGCAGCTACTCGATTTCGGCTACAGCCACCTTTGCCGACGACGGCATTGCCGCCAACAACACGCTTACAGGCAGCTTTAAGGTTAACCCCGCCCCCACGTTTACGCTTGCCAACCCAATTACCAGCAACGAGGCCCAAGTAGCCATCGCAGGGCCTGCCGGCATGACCAAATACGTGTGGAGCACCGGAGCCGAGACCCAAAGCATCACGGCAACCCAGGATGGCAGCTACACGCTCACCGTTACCGACGCCAACGGCTGCTCGTCGGCGCAAACAACGCAGGTGCTGTTTACCCCCGACATCGAGCTTACGTCGGTAGTCAGCACCGCGCTCTGCCAGGGCACCGCCGCCGAACCGCTAACGCTAACAGTGGCCAACAAATCGGGCAAGACAATCGCAAAAAACACCCCGCTGAAGGTCAGCGGCACCATCAACGGCACCAGCTTTAGCGAGGAGACGCTGCTGAGCGCCGACCTCGCCCCCCAAGCCAGCACCACGGTAACCCTAGCGGCCACGCTTCCTAGAGCTACGGCCGGACAGTATCCCGTATCCGTAACCATTGCCGCCCTAACCGGCGAATCCAATACCGCCAACAATAAAACGGACGCCACGGTTACCGTAAACCCAAGCCCAACGTTCACCCTGCCAGCCGACATCGTCTCATCCAACGCCAAGGAGACTATCGACGGGCCTGCGGGGATGGCATCATACGCATGGACGAAGGATGGGGTAAGCGTTTCGCAGGATAGGACGATCACCGTCACCCTATCGGGAACCTATACCCTTAAGGTGACCAACGATAAGGGCTGCTCCGCCGAAGCATCGATCAAGGTGCAGTTTAAGGGCGGCGACCTCGTGCTCCAATCCATCGTCAACAACGAGAAGATGTGCCAGTCGGGCCGCCCAGTCCCCCTTTCGCTGGTGATTGGCAACGATGGCGACACGCCAATAGCCAAGGGAGAAACCATTACCGTTTCGGTGAAGGCGAACGGCACCGTCAAGACGGAGAGCTACGTGCTCGCCGAGGACCTGCTGCCCAAATCGACGACCACCATCACCCTTACCACGGCAACCGGCATCCCAGCCGCTACCGCAGGTGCCACCGTGACGGCGGAGGTGAGCGTTAGCTACCAGTACGACGTCAACCCGAACAACCCAGCGGTGAGCAAAACGTTTAAGGTGGTGGCCAACCCAACCTTTAGCATCGATACCAAAACAGCAGCCGACAAAAGCTCGGCAACGCTGTCGGGCAGCAACACCACCTTAACCTACCTCTGGTCAAATGGCGCCGCCACCAAGGATATTACCGTGTACGAGAATAGCCTATACAAGGTAACCGGAACCAATGCCGACGGCTGCATCCTGATAAAGGAGATCGCCATCGACTACCTGACGCCCAAGGCAACCAACTTCATCACGCTGTACCCCGCAGTAAGCCAAACCAAGTGCTACGACGGCAAAAAGGCAGCCTTCGAGGTGAAGCTGGTTAACGAAAGCCAGAACATTACCGTACCAACCGGAACCGACGTGAAGGTATCGTGCAGCTACCAGATCGCCAAGGCTGATGGTAAAACCGTAGAGTACAGCTTTAGCGGCACCGTAAAGCTCAGCGCCGACCTGAAGCCAACCCAGAGCATCGCCTACAGTTTCGACAACATGCTCGCGCAGGGCAAGCAGGCGCCCAACATGGTCGAAGGGATTGCCGGCAAGCACACCATCACCGGATCCACCGAAGTTGGCGGCATAAAGAGCCCCGTCAAGACGTCGCAGTTCGAGATCTACCCCGCTCCTACCGTCAGCCTAGGCAGCGACGTGCTCTACCGCCCGCTTCCGACCGCGCTCACGGTTAACCTCTCCAGCGAGTATGCCTACCTGTGGAGCACCGGCGAAAAAACGAACAGCATCATCGTTAATGCCGAAGGGAAGTACTGGGTATCGGTAACCAGCAAGAACCAATGCTCGGCATCCGACACCGTAGAGGTCAAGCGGGGCGCCGAAGCCCTCACGCTGCAGCTCAGCATCTACCCCAACCCGGCCTCAACGCAGGTCAGCATCGTCGCAGCCATCAACACCGACAGCGAAATAACCGTCGACATCTACTCCGCCCACGGCATGCTGCTCGAATCGATGCCGCTGACCCCCGAAAACATCACCAAGCTGAGCAGCTACGACGTCAGCCACCTCGAATCGGGCAGCTACCCCGTAGTAGCCCGAACCAAGGATAAGAAAGTCGCCAAGCTGCTAATCATCGCCAGGTAG